The genomic stretch AGAAAAATGGGTCACAGACAGCCATATACAAAGGTTACAATCGAAAAGATTAACTAATGACGAAAGTTGATTTCTTACTTCACGATGGCTTAATTACAGGTTTTACCATTACAGACCATGCTGAATACGGCGAAGAAGGTTCAGACATTCTTTGTGCAGCAATTAGTTCAGCAGCTTATATGACAGTAAATACTATTACAGATATTCTGGGTATAGTAGTTGGTGTTGAGGTCAAGGATGGTTATATGGAAGTTAAGTTAGAG from Ruminococcus bovis encodes the following:
- a CDS encoding ribosomal-processing cysteine protease Prp, which translates into the protein MTKVDFLLHDGLITGFTITDHAEYGEEGSDILCAAISSAAYMTVNTITDILGIVVGVEVKDGYMEVKLEEEDAPKAKTILDGFQLHIQGLKEEYDEFIKIKISEV